CGCATCCCCTTCACGCTGCTGGTGAGCAACTGTCCGACCACGTTCATGGAGCACAAGCGCTGCGTGGTGCACATCGCGCGCCGCTGCGCCGAGGCGATGCGGGAGCACATGGGGCGCACCCTGACGATTGATCTGGACGTGGTGATCGCGGGCGCCATCCTGGCGGATGTTGGGAAACTCCTGGAATATGAAAACGTCGGCGGCGAGACGCGCCAGACCAAGCGCGGCGGTTTGCTGCGGCACCCGTTCACCGGCGTGGCGCTGGCCATGGAGTGCGGCGTCCCGGACGCGGTCTGCCACATCATCGCCGCCCACGCCGCCGAGGGCGACCTGGTAACGCGCTCGACCGAGGCGACCATCGTGCATCACGCGGACTTCATGGCGTATGAGCCGTTCAAGAGTCGCTAGTCGTTGGTCGTTGGTCGTTGGTCGATGGCCATGTCCAATCGACAACACAGCTTGAATTATCATGACGATCACTGAGCCGATCTCGAAGTTCGCCGCGTCACTGAAGTTCGCAGACCTGTCGCCGGATGCCGTCTACCAGGCGAAGCGCTTCCTCCTGGATGCGCTGGGTTGCGCGCTGGGCGGATACCGGCAGCATGACGTGAGCGTCGCGCTGCAGGTGCTGGACGAAATTGCCGGGCGCGGGCCGTGCACGGTGATCGGCAGCGGCCGGCGCGTGGACCCGGTGTCGGCGTCGCTGGCCAACGCGCTGATGATTCGCTGCATGGATTACAACGACATCTACTGGAAGCAGGACCCGTCGCATCCCTCCGACATTTTTCCGGCGGCGCTGGCCTGCTGCGAGCGGGCGCGCTCCGATGGGCTCGAGTTATTGGTGGGACTGGTGCTCGGCCACGAGTTCGAGTGCCGCTTCTGCGAGGCTGCGTTTCCCGGCATTCGCGAGCGCGGCTGGCATCATGCCACACTGACCGCGTTCGTCTCGCCCATCGTCGCCGGGCGCGCGTTGCACTTAACGGCAGAGCAGATTCAGCATGCCATCGGCATCTCGGCCTCGCGGCATGCCACGCTGGGCGCAGTCACGGCCGGCAAACTGACGATGATGAAGAACACCGTGGACCCGATGGCAACGCAGTCGGGCGTGCTGGCGGCGCTGTTGGCGGAGAAGGGCTACACCGGCCCCGAGCACGTGGTGGACGGCAAGGAAGGGCTCACGCATTGCTTCGGGCCGGAGTGGAAGCTGAATGTGCTGACGGATGGACTCGGCGAGTCGTGGCGGATTACGCAGTGCGGGATGAAGTTCTTCCCCACCGAGGCGCTGACGCACGCGCCCATTTCGGCCGTGCTCGACCTGGTGCGCGAACACAACCTCAAGGCCGAGCAGGTGGAGAAGGTTTACATTCGTTCGCTGGCGCGCGCGGCCAACATCCTGAGCGACCCGAGCAAGTACGATCCTCGGAGTAAAGAAACCGCCGACCATTCACTGCCGTACGTGATCGCGGCGGCGCTGGTGGACCGGCAGGTAACGCCCGCACAGTTCACGCCCGAGAAAATCATGGACCCGGCAATCCGCGCGCAGTTGCCGAAGGTGGAAGTCGTCGGCGACCCGGAAATCGAGAAGGTGTTCCCTGCCCTGCAACGCGTGATTGTTACCATCCGCACCACGTCGGCACAGGAGTTCACCAAGCAACTTGATTATCCCAAGGGCGATCCGCGGAATCCCTTGTCGGACGCGGAGATTGAAGAAAAGTTCACGGCGCTGGCCGGGCCGGTGATGGGCAGAGCGGCGCAGAAAAAGGTGCGCGAGGCGGTGTGGAATTTGGAGAAGCTGGATTCGGTGACGGGGTTGATGAAACTGATGAAGGCAAGTCGGAAGGCAAAGAAGGTCGCGATCGAGCACGCGACTACGGCATAGCTTATGGGCCAGACGATCACTGAAAAAATCGCGCAGGCGCACCTGGCGGAGGGGCCGAAGCGACCGCTGCGGGCGGGCGACTACGTCTCCATCCGGCCGAAACACGTCATGACGCACGACAACACTTCGGCGGTGATGAAGAAGTTCAAGTCCATCGGCGCCGCGAAAATCCAAGACACGCGCCAGCCGGTATTCGCGCTCGACCACGATATCCAGAACCAGAACGAGGACAACCTGAAGAAGTACCGCGCGATTGAGGCGTTCGCCGGCGAGCATGGAATTGATTTCTACCCGGCGGGCACGGGGATTGGACACCAGATTATGTGCGAACGGGGGTATGTAACTCCGGGCTCGTTCGTTGTGGCGAGCGACTCGCATTCCAACATGTACGGCGCGCTGGGCGCGGTGGGCACGCCGGTGGTGCGCACCGACGCGGCTGCCATCTGGGCGACCGGCGAGTTCTGGTGGCAGATTCCGCGCACCGTGCAGGTGGTGCTCGAGGGCGCGCTGAAGCCGGGCGTGACGGGCAAGGACGTGATCATCGCGCTGTGCGGCGCGTTCAACGTGCACGTGCTGAATGCGGCGGTGGAGTTTGCCGGGCCGGGCGTGGCGTCGCTGTCGATGGACGCGCGCATGACCATGGCCAACATGAGCACCGAGTGGGGCGCGCTGGTCGGGTGGTTTCCGGTGGATGAGACGACGATCAAGTGGCTGCGCGAAAGGAGAGAGGAACGGAACAAGAGAGGCGAGCCGGAGCGGTGCGCGGACGAGGAATTGCGGCGTT
The sequence above is a segment of the Terriglobia bacterium genome. Coding sequences within it:
- a CDS encoding HD domain-containing protein, whose translation is MPDAAASTLHKAVRRLWPELEWIQNKDLRERVARTWARAFELSPLTPDDLNRIPFTLLVSNCPTTFMEHKRCVVHIARRCAEAMREHMGRTLTIDLDVVIAGAILADVGKLLEYENVGGETRQTKRGGLLRHPFTGVALAMECGVPDAVCHIIAAHAAEGDLVTRSTEATIVHHADFMAYEPFKSR
- a CDS encoding MmgE/PrpD family protein; this encodes MTITEPISKFAASLKFADLSPDAVYQAKRFLLDALGCALGGYRQHDVSVALQVLDEIAGRGPCTVIGSGRRVDPVSASLANALMIRCMDYNDIYWKQDPSHPSDIFPAALACCERARSDGLELLVGLVLGHEFECRFCEAAFPGIRERGWHHATLTAFVSPIVAGRALHLTAEQIQHAIGISASRHATLGAVTAGKLTMMKNTVDPMATQSGVLAALLAEKGYTGPEHVVDGKEGLTHCFGPEWKLNVLTDGLGESWRITQCGMKFFPTEALTHAPISAVLDLVREHNLKAEQVEKVYIRSLARAANILSDPSKYDPRSKETADHSLPYVIAAALVDRQVTPAQFTPEKIMDPAIRAQLPKVEVVGDPEIEKVFPALQRVIVTIRTTSAQEFTKQLDYPKGDPRNPLSDAEIEEKFTALAGPVMGRAAQKKVREAVWNLEKLDSVTGLMKLMKASRKAKKVAIEHATTA